Proteins from one Penicillium digitatum chromosome 2, complete sequence genomic window:
- a CDS encoding Proteasome beta subunit, C-terminal — protein MPGFDFTNYNRNAALHARGVPLPKATSTGTTIVGCIYDKGVVIAADTRATSGPIVADKNCEKLHYISPKIWCAGAGTAADTEFTTALISSNVELHSLSTGRDPRVITCMTMLKQHLFRYQGHIGAYLVVAGVDPTGTGLYTVHAHGSTDKLPYVTMGSGSLAAMSVFESTWQPNLDRQGAIDICAEAIKAGIFNDLGSGSNVDVCVIEKDQPTQLLRNYMKPNERPQKERNYRFPRGTTAYLDQRVISKEDMKKYVTIETLSDALASGLLGLI, from the exons ATGCCGGGCTTCGACTTCACAAACTACAACCGCAATGCGGCGCTTCACGCTAGGGGTGTTCCCCTTCCCAAGGCCACAAGTACCGGTACAACAATTGTGGGCTGTATCTACGATAAGGGTGTTGTG ATTGCAGCAGATACCCGAGCTACCAGCGGTCCCATAGTAGCAGACAAG AACTGCGAGAAGCTTCACTACATCTCACCGAAGATCTGGTGTGCTGGAGCCGGTACCGCCGCCGATACCGAATTCACCACAGCACTCATCAGCTCCAACGTCGAACTTCACTCGCTATCAACGGGTCGCGACCCCCGTGTGATCACCTGTATGACAATGCTCAAGCAGCACCTCTTCCGGTACCAGGGCCACATCGGAGCGTACCTTGTTGTTGCAGGCGTGGACCCGACCGGCACGGGACTGTACACTGTGCACGCACACGGATCGACGGACAAGCTGCCGTATGTGACGATGGGATCCGGATCTCTGGCTGCGATGTCTGTGTTTGAGTCGACCTGGCAACCAAACCTGGACCGACAGGGCGCCATCGATATCTGCGCGGAGGCAATCAAGGCTGGTATCTTTAACGATCTGGGCTCTGGTAGCAATGTCGACGTGTGTGTGATCGAGAAGGACCAGCCCACCCAGTTGCTCCGCAACTACATGAAGCCCAACGAGCGTCCGCAGAAGGAGCGCAACTACCGCTTCCCCCGTGGTACTACTGCTTATTTGGACCAGAGGGTTATCAGCAAGGAAGATATGAAGAAATATGTCACGATCGAAACTCTGTCGG ATGCACTGGCCAGTGGTCTTCTTGGATTGATTTAA